CGACAAGGCCAACGCCCTGCTCGGCACGCTGCTCGGCACCCCGGAGGGCGCCCCGGTGAACGCCGCGGACGCCCGCAAGGTGCTCGACTTCCTCGGGCGGCGCGCCGGACAGGGCCCGGTCACCCTCGACGACCTCGCCGCCGGGGCGAAGGCGGACTGGCCCGCGCACGAGACCCGGCAGGTGCACCGGGCGGCCTGGACCGACCGGGGGCCCGCCAGTGAACTGGTCACCGCCGCGATGGCCACCGCTGCGGACGCCGCCGGCCCGCTGCTCCGGGGCGGCGTCCCCGCCTGCGGGCAACTGCACCTCACCGTGGCCGGCGAGGGCCCCGGCCTGCCGGTGATCCGTTCCTTCGACCTGGACGGCACCGACCCGGCCGAGCAGATCCGCCGGATCGAGGGCGAGGTCTACCTGGGTGGCGGCAACCGCCCGCAGGAGGTCACCGTGCGGCTGGCCGGACCCGAGAACTGGGACTACCGCGTCACCGCCCGCCCGGGCGGGGAACGCGAACTGACGCTCCGTCAACTACCGTCCCCGGCACCGGATACGCCCGGCACTCCGGATGCGGGGGCCCCGGCGGGGCAGCCCGCCCCGGCCCCGGAGCCGGACCCGTCGGCCGCCCGGGCGACCGCCCTGGCCGCCTTCGTCGCCGGCCTGACCGGCGGCACCCCGGAAGGAGCCGCCTGACGGCCCGGAGGCCTGACGGAACACCCCCCCCGGCGGGGCGGGGCGTCGACCGCCCCGCCCGCTCTCCGGCCTTCGGCCCACCGGTGCTTCGGCTCCGGGGGCGCCGGCCGCCCGTCCGCCTGTTCCCGGGCGCCGACCGGGCGTTCGCCGGGGCGGGTGGCATGCACCGGATAACGATCAGGTAGCCTCCCTCAACGAACAGGGCGAAACGGTGGGGGAGACACGGTGAGGTTCCGTCTGCTCGGTGCGGTCGCGATCGACGGGGCCGACGGCGAGCTGTCGCTCGGGCCCGAGAAGCGGCGCAGCCTGCTCGCGCTGCTGCTGCTGCGCCGCAACCGGGCCGTGCCCGTCGCGGAGCTCGCCGAGGCGCTCTGGGTCGCCGACCCGCCCGCCAACGCCCGTACCGTGGTGCAGAGTCATGTCTCGCGCCTGCGCGCGCTGTTCGCCGAGCACCGCGCCGACCGGTGCGGGGTGCAACTCGCCACCGCCGGAGACGCGTACACCCTGCACCTGCCCGAACGGGCGCTCGACGTCGAGCAGTTCGACCGGCTGGTGGCGGCGGCCCGGTCGGCCGAGCGGTCCGCCGAGGCGGTCGACGTCCTGGAGCAGGCACTCGCGCTGTGGCGCGGCCCGGCGCTGACCGGGACGGTGCCGAGCGTGCCGCTGGACGCCTGGCGGCAGACCCTGGAGGAGAGCCGGCTGGCCGCCGTGGAGACGCTCGCCGACCACCGGACGCGGCTCGGCGAACCCGCCCGGGCAGCCGAGCTGCTGCTGGCCGAGACCGTCGCACACCCGCTGCGGGAGTCGCTGGTGTCGGCGCTGATGCTGGCGCTGTTCCGGGCCGGCCGGCAGTCCGAGGCACTCGACTGGTACCACCGCACCCGGGAGTCTCTGGCGGACCGTCTCGGCGTCGACCCCGGCCCGGCGCTGAACGCCGCCTACGAGCGGATCCTGCGCGACGAGGATGCCGAGGTCCCCTCCCCGGATCCCGTTCCCCCGCCCGGGACGGCCCCCGGGGCGTTTGCCGGAACATCACCGGAGCAGCCGCCCGCGCCCCTCGCCGCAGAGCCCGCGTCCGAACGGCCCCTCGCCGCAGTGCCCGTGCCGCCTGCCGCCAGCGCAGAGCCCGCGCCCGCGTCCGAACGGCCCCTCGCGGCAGTGCCCGCCCCGTCTGCTGCCGGCGCGGCGCCGGGTCTGCCGCCCGCGGTCGACCTGCTGCCGCGGGCGCCGCGCGGGTTCTACGGGCGGGAGGCCGAACTGGCCGCCCTCGACGGTGCGTTGCGGCCAGGGCCGGACGGGGCGCTGGCGCTGGTGACCGGCCCCGCCGGGGTCGGGAAGACCGCACTGGCGCTGGACTGGGCGCACCGGCACGCCGCCCGCTACCCGGACGGGGTGCTGTTCGCCGACCTCGGCGGGTTCAGCGACCGGCCGGACCGCGAACCGGGCGAAGTGCTGGGCGAGTTCCTGGCGGCGCTGGGCGTGGCCCGGGAGGACCTGCCCGCCACCGTCCCGGCCCGCAGCGCGCTGTACCGCCGGATCACCACCGGGCGGCGGCTGCTGGTGCTGATCGACAACGCCCGGGACTCGGAGCAGGTCCGACCGCTGCTGCCGGCCGGCGCCGAGGCGGCCGCACTGGTCACCGGCCGGCACCGGATGCTGGGGCTGGTGGCGGCCGAACTCGCCCGCCCCGTCCCGCTGTCCGTGCTCCGCCCGGAGGAGTCGGCCGCCCTGCTGGCCCGCGTCCTCGGCCCGGCCGCGATCGCCGCCGAACCGGACGCCGCCCGCGAACTCGCCGAACTGTGCGACGGCCTGCCGCTCGCGCTGCGGATCGCCGCGGCCGGGGCGGCCGCCGCACCGCGCCGAGCACTGGCCGACCTGACCGGGCAACTGCGCCACGAGCAGCGCCGGTTGGCGCACCTGGCGGCGGAGGAGATCAGCGTGGCCAGTGCCCTGCGGATCTCCTGCGAGCAGCTGCCGCCGACCGCCGCCAGGCTGCTCACCGCGCTCGGCCTGCACCCGGGCCCGGTGCTGGACGCGTACGCCGCCGCCGCCCTCGCCGACCTCGAACTCCCGGCGGCCGTCGAGGCATTGGAGCACCTGGCGGCCGCCCACCTGGTCACCCCGATGGACACCGAGCACTACGCCCTGCACGACCTGGTCTGGCTGTACGCCCGCCAACTCGCCGCAGCGACCGACCGGTTCGAGCAGCGAGCGGCCCGCGAGCGGCTGGCCGACCAGTACCTGTACGCGGGCCTGGCCGCCGCGCAGTGCGCCGAGCCCGGCAGCCGACCCTGCTGCGAGCCGCCCGCGGGCAGCCATCGGCCGCTCGCCGTACCGGAGTTCGACACGGCGGAGCGGGCGCTGGAGTGGTTGGGCGGGCGCCGGGAGACGCTGGCCGAGGTGATCGCCACCACCACGCCGGAGCGGGCCTGGCGGCTCGTCCTCACCCAGTGGCCGCTGCTCCTGCGCCGGGTCCGGGACGGCTGGGTGCCGCAACTGCAACGCGCCCTGGACGCCACCCTGGAGACCGGGGAGCCGGACGGTGAGAGCCAGGTCCGGGCGCTGCTCGGCTGGGTGCTGGTCTCCAACCGGCGGCTGCCGGAGGCGCTGGCCTGC
The DNA window shown above is from Streptomyces sp. TLI_171 and carries:
- a CDS encoding BTAD domain-containing putative transcriptional regulator → MRFRLLGAVAIDGADGELSLGPEKRRSLLALLLLRRNRAVPVAELAEALWVADPPANARTVVQSHVSRLRALFAEHRADRCGVQLATAGDAYTLHLPERALDVEQFDRLVAAARSAERSAEAVDVLEQALALWRGPALTGTVPSVPLDAWRQTLEESRLAAVETLADHRTRLGEPARAAELLLAETVAHPLRESLVSALMLALFRAGRQSEALDWYHRTRESLADRLGVDPGPALNAAYERILRDEDAEVPSPDPVPPPGTAPGAFAGTSPEQPPAPLAAEPASERPLAAVPVPPAASAEPAPASERPLAAVPAPSAAGAAPGLPPAVDLLPRAPRGFYGREAELAALDGALRPGPDGALALVTGPAGVGKTALALDWAHRHAARYPDGVLFADLGGFSDRPDREPGEVLGEFLAALGVAREDLPATVPARSALYRRITTGRRLLVLIDNARDSEQVRPLLPAGAEAAALVTGRHRMLGLVAAELARPVPLSVLRPEESAALLARVLGPAAIAAEPDAARELAELCDGLPLALRIAAAGAAAAPRRALADLTGQLRHEQRRLAHLAAEEISVASALRISCEQLPPTAARLLTALGLHPGPVLDAYAAAALADLELPAAVEALEHLAAAHLVTPMDTEHYALHDLVWLYARQLAAATDRFEQRAARERLADQYLYAGLAAAQCAEPGSRPCCEPPAGSHRPLAVPEFDTAERALEWLGGRRETLAEVIATTTPERAWRLVLTQWPLLLRRVRDGWVPQLQRALDATLETGEPDGESQVRALLGWVLVSNRRLPEALACLGPAAELAARAGNQVGRSIALINLAAVQGELGDHAAAGAGLAQALEIASAAGHPHTVVLALQHLARHHLDTGRPRQAADHALHGLELSVREAPSARRVLLHTACGEALTALQRPAEARERLHAALAEAEQVGHGEATAEVLRALARAEDAAGQGAAAAAHRRRAERLEPR